In a genomic window of Spirosoma agri:
- a CDS encoding redoxin family protein yields the protein MKQGKHYSTALSILYVPLFLLLSVDVSAQFHSKITCLFPKSWEGRQAMIVSKPLRQSPIIDTTTIFSRSAVFTINLPEPSPAYLWVEGHKDDVQFFIDSPEIGIGFSPDATGQRLITGSPSSELWAEQINTANSRNTLPDSRSDTFTALMAGDSALALSLEKIADSLRLADNNATASLIRANPALASSWYLFASTDFSFAQSLVLFDALSAFSAYPSYKAIKEKIARKRLGNKAPAFTSLTASGESISPSTVKSKCILLDFHSSYLVACQIRHLGLRELYKKYHSLGLKIITVTFEFDKAAGEAAMAKARLPWIHVLDTMPSSSIISAFAIDRMPDNVLLDSTKTMIGRDLSVPELDARLGELLKN from the coding sequence ATGAAACAGGGAAAGCACTATTCCACAGCCTTATCTATCTTATACGTACCGCTTTTTCTTCTTCTTTCTGTTGACGTATCCGCTCAGTTTCACAGTAAGATCACTTGTTTGTTTCCCAAATCGTGGGAAGGTCGGCAGGCCATGATTGTCAGTAAACCGCTTCGTCAATCGCCGATTATTGATACAACAACGATTTTCAGCAGAAGTGCGGTATTCACAATCAATTTACCCGAGCCTAGTCCGGCTTATCTCTGGGTTGAAGGCCATAAAGATGATGTCCAGTTCTTCATCGATTCACCCGAAATAGGCATTGGCTTTTCCCCCGACGCCACCGGTCAACGGCTGATTACCGGCTCTCCCAGCAGCGAATTATGGGCTGAACAGATCAATACGGCTAATAGTCGAAACACCCTGCCTGATTCAAGATCAGATACGTTCACCGCCTTAATGGCTGGCGATTCGGCATTGGCATTGTCGCTCGAGAAGATAGCCGACTCGCTACGACTGGCTGATAATAACGCGACGGCCAGCCTAATTCGGGCGAATCCTGCGCTGGCATCCAGCTGGTATCTTTTTGCGTCAACCGACTTTTCTTTCGCGCAATCGCTTGTCTTATTCGACGCTCTTTCTGCCTTTTCAGCGTACCCCTCGTACAAAGCGATCAAGGAAAAAATAGCCCGTAAACGCCTGGGCAACAAAGCTCCGGCGTTTACTTCACTAACGGCATCGGGCGAATCTATTTCGCCATCCACGGTGAAAAGCAAGTGCATTTTACTGGATTTTCATAGTAGCTATCTGGTCGCCTGCCAGATTCGGCACCTTGGTTTAAGGGAGCTGTACAAAAAGTATCACTCCCTTGGTCTGAAGATTATTACGGTCACCTTTGAGTTTGATAAAGCAGCGGGGGAAGCAGCAATGGCCAAGGCTCGCCTTCCCTGGATTCACGTTCTTGATACGATGCCTTCGTCGTCAATCATCAGCGCCTTTGCTATTGATCGTATGCCAGACAATGTTCTGCTGGATTCGACGAAAACGATGATTGGACGCGATCTATCCGTCCCTGAACTTGATGCTAGACTTGGTGAATTACTAAAGAACTAG
- a CDS encoding TolC family protein, giving the protein MESVRQQSASSSYRRTTGWLFWLGAGFMTVQAQAQSLNLNQVVEQSTRQYPFLKAKQAEISSAQRRLQASRVEYLPSLIVQDQYNYATTNSLNGSFFPNEGTAISTSGGVRPTNISQASFGSFASAAIEWRAISFGRIKANVAVADAELQRSRVDYDNELFQHQVRTIDAYLLLLINQKLVQIQLSNLDRAQTFKRVVDSGVRSGMRAGVDSSLATAEAVRARILLLESQQQEQVQRLRLSELTGQLQQAMQVDSMHFYTTLPTTAALTDSVSPKNPVLRLFQSQIALASARSVATQRTSLPIISFVGVGNARGSGFSNQGDVFQTNQINGLGYQVSNYLVGVVARWNLTNILRVKQDYRSELFQVERSRQLFNEQQLRVNRQYQEAETQYQVALEQARQAPIQLRAARQAYNQAKSRYESGLTDLPTLLQSVLTLNRAEVDGYVATSNVWRFLLLKSAAEGDLSLFMNQVK; this is encoded by the coding sequence TTGGAATCTGTTCGACAACAATCAGCCTCTTCATCATACCGACGAACGACGGGCTGGCTGTTCTGGCTGGGCGCTGGATTCATGACGGTACAGGCACAGGCCCAATCGCTGAACTTAAACCAGGTTGTCGAGCAAAGCACCCGGCAATATCCATTTTTGAAGGCTAAACAAGCTGAGATTAGCAGTGCGCAACGACGTCTCCAGGCCAGCCGGGTGGAGTATCTGCCAAGCCTGATCGTGCAGGATCAATACAATTACGCTACGACCAACAGCCTGAACGGTTCGTTTTTTCCCAATGAAGGAACGGCCATTTCTACGTCTGGTGGCGTCCGCCCTACGAATATTTCGCAGGCTAGTTTTGGTAGTTTCGCCAGTGCAGCCATCGAGTGGCGGGCCATCTCGTTCGGCCGCATCAAAGCGAATGTGGCCGTAGCCGACGCCGAACTTCAGCGGAGCCGCGTCGACTACGACAATGAGCTCTTCCAGCATCAGGTGCGGACAATCGACGCTTATTTACTACTGCTGATCAACCAGAAATTAGTGCAGATCCAGCTGAGTAATCTGGATCGGGCGCAGACGTTCAAGCGGGTAGTCGATTCGGGTGTACGATCGGGAATGCGGGCGGGCGTCGATAGTTCACTGGCCACCGCCGAAGCGGTTCGGGCCCGCATTCTGCTTCTGGAAAGCCAACAGCAGGAGCAGGTGCAGCGGCTCCGGCTATCGGAGCTGACCGGCCAGCTTCAGCAGGCGATGCAGGTGGATAGTATGCACTTTTATACGACCCTGCCAACTACGGCGGCTCTGACGGATTCGGTATCGCCCAAAAATCCGGTACTGCGTCTTTTTCAGTCCCAGATCGCCCTAGCATCAGCGCGGAGTGTGGCTACCCAGCGGACCAGTTTACCCATCATTTCCTTCGTGGGCGTTGGAAATGCCCGGGGTTCGGGCTTTTCCAATCAGGGCGATGTATTTCAGACGAACCAGATTAATGGCCTTGGTTATCAGGTGTCCAATTACCTCGTTGGCGTCGTTGCCCGCTGGAATCTCACGAACATTTTACGCGTCAAGCAAGACTACCGGAGCGAGCTTTTCCAGGTCGAGCGATCCCGGCAGTTGTTCAATGAACAGCAGCTGCGCGTCAACCGTCAGTATCAGGAAGCCGAAACACAGTACCAAGTCGCGCTGGAACAGGCCCGGCAGGCACCCATCCAATTGCGGGCGGCCCGACAGGCCTACAACCAGGCAAAATCGCGCTACGAAAGTGGATTGACCGATCTGCCCACGTTGCTGCAAAGTGTCCTTACGCTCAACCGCGCGGAAGTTGATGGCTACGTTGCTACCAGCAATGTGTGGCGATTCTTATTGCTGAAATCAGCCGCTGAAGGTGATCTGTCACTATTTATGAATCAGGTAAAGTAG